The following is a genomic window from Deltaproteobacteria bacterium.
TGTAACCTGTTGCTTTGTAACCTTACCAACCTTATCTTTATTCGGGGTGCCGGAACCTTTTTCTATGCCTGCTGCCTTCATAAGAAGCGTAGAGGCAGGCGGCGTTTTGGTTATGAATGAAAAGGACCTGTCTACATATACTGTTATAACTACAGGTATAATCATCCCTTCCTGCTTTTGGGTTCTGGCATTGAATGTCTTGCAGAACTCCATTATATTCACACCATGCTGACCCAATGCCGGACCAACCGGCGGCGATGGATTTGCCTTTCCTGCCGGAATCTGAAGCTTAATCTGTGTTACGACTTTTTTTGCCATTTTAAACTCCTACCTTAAATTTGCAATTTGAAATTTGAAATTTTGTCCTTATGCCTTTTCCACCTGAACAAAATCAAGCTCGACAGGCGTTGCCCTGCCAAATATACTTACAAGAACCTTTAGCTTGCCCTTTTCCGGTTTTACCTCATCCACTATACCTGTGAAATTTGTAAACGGGCCGTCAACAACCCTCACATTCTCACCTCTGTCAAAGAGAACCTTTGGTTTTGGCCTTACTGCCCCCTCCTCCATCTGATGCGTTATCTTTTTAACCTCTTCTTCAGAGATTGCCGGAGGGGTTGTTGTTCCGCCCACAAAACCGGTTACTTTAGGGGTATTCTTCACAAGATGCCATGTCTCGTCGTTAAGTTCCATGTTCACCAAAATATAGCCTGGGAAAAATTTTCTGGAGGTGGTCTTCTTCTCTCCTTTTACCAGCCCTATAACCTTTTCTGAAGGAACCAATACCTCAGAAAAATACTCCTCCATCTTGTTGCTTTTTACCCTTTCCTGAAGAGTAGCCTTTACCTTATTTTCATAACCTGAATAAGTATGTACCGCATACCATTTTTTTGTCATATATAACCTAACCCCGCTAGAAAACCTGACAGAACGACTCCAAACATCATTTGCATTAACCCCATTGGGAAAATATCTTTTCTAACGAGGCTAACCCAATACCAGCCTTACTAACCTTGCCAGAGCCGCATCCACAAGCCCCAGTAAAATAGAGAT
Proteins encoded in this region:
- the rplK gene encoding 50S ribosomal protein L11, encoding MAKKVVTQIKLQIPAGKANPSPPVGPALGQHGVNIMEFCKTFNARTQKQEGMIIPVVITVYVDRSFSFITKTPPASTLLMKAAGIEKGSGTPNKDKVGKVTKQQVTEIAKLKMPDLTAANLEAAVKTIAGTARSMGIVVE
- the nusG gene encoding transcription termination/antitermination protein NusG; its protein translation is MTKKWYAVHTYSGYENKVKATLQERVKSNKMEEYFSEVLVPSEKVIGLVKGEKKTTSRKFFPGYILVNMELNDETWHLVKNTPKVTGFVGGTTTPPAISEEEVKKITHQMEEGAVRPKPKVLFDRGENVRVVDGPFTNFTGIVDEVKPEKGKLKVLVSIFGRATPVELDFVQVEKA